The Lysobacter helvus nucleotide sequence CTTTCAAGCCCGTGAGAATCTCGGTCATCCCGCCACCGCTGCGGCCTGCCTCCACATGCACCGCGCGAAAGGTGTCGTCGGCCGCGAGCACTATCACCCGCGCCTGGGACCCGGCGCCGATCAGCGCTTCGGTCGGCACGAGCGGTCGTTCGCCGCCCGCGGACGGATGCAATGCAATGCGCGCGAACATGCCCGGCACGAGCACGCCACGCGGGTTGTCGAGCACGATGCGCGCTTGTTGCGTGCGGCTGTTCGTGTCGACTTGCGACAGCACGGCTTCAACGCGGCCACGAAAGGTTTCGCCCGGCAATGCGTCGACCGTCGCATCCACCGGCGTCCCGTTCGCAATGCCTGCGAGCCCCGCCTGCGGAATGGCGGCTTCGAGCCAGACGGTCTGCGTGCCATTGATGCGGAACAACAACGTGCCCATCGGCGCGGCTTGGCCCTCGCGAACTCCGATTTCACTGACGACGCCGGTGACCGGCGAGGTCAACGTGAGGCGGCCGCGCTGGCCCGTGCCACTCCCTTCGGGAAGACCCAATGCGCGCAATCGTTCATGCGCGGCTGGTCGCAACCCCTGCGCCGCGGGAGAGCTTGCGTTGCCCAGCGCCTGCGCCTCGGCAATCGCGGTGTTCCAACTCGGCGCGATGATGCGGGCCAAAGGCTGTCCTGCCCGCACCCGTTCAAATGGCGCGCGCACATCCAGGTGCTCGACAACCGAATCGACGCGGGCACTGACGATGCGCTCCTGGCGCAAGTCCCAAGTGATCGTGCCGGGCACTTCAAGCGTCGCGCCCAATCGTCCGGGCTTGACCACCGCCGTGCGCATGCCGAGGTTCTGGCGCACGCCGGGTGCAATGGAAATGCCCCCCGATGTCGCCTCATCGGCGTACTTCGGCACCATTGGCATGTCCATGAAGGGCGACTTGCCGGGTTTGTCGAAGTGCTGGTCCGGCACCATCGGGTCGTACCAATAAATGACCTGGCGGTCGGCTGGCTGCATGTTGGGCGAAGCGGTCGTGGATGCGCTCTCGCGGGACCGCCCGAACCAGTAGCCAATGCCGACGGCCGCCAGGAGCGCGACGAATCCGGCAACGATTTGCAAACGGCGATGCGTGGTGGTCATGGCTGCGTCTCCGCGGGCAACAGGAAGGCCAACGCGGCCCAGGCACGTCCCAGTTCACCGAGGTGTTCGGCGTGCGCGAGATGGACATCGAGCTCGTCTCGACGAGCGCTGAGCCATGGTTGCAGATCGCCGCCGGCGCGGTATGCGGCGAGCGTCGTCGCGCTGCGGTCCTGCGCGAGGGGCAACAAGGCGTCCTCGTGCAACACGACCTGGC carries:
- a CDS encoding efflux RND transporter periplasmic adaptor subunit; amino-acid sequence: MTTTHRRLQIVAGFVALLAAVGIGYWFGRSRESASTTASPNMQPADRQVIYWYDPMVPDQHFDKPGKSPFMDMPMVPKYADEATSGGISIAPGVRQNLGMRTAVVKPGRLGATLEVPGTITWDLRQERIVSARVDSVVEHLDVRAPFERVRAGQPLARIIAPSWNTAIAEAQALGNASSPAAQGLRPAAHERLRALGLPEGSGTGQRGRLTLTSPVTGVVSEIGVREGQAAPMGTLLFRINGTQTVWLEAAIPQAGLAGIANGTPVDATVDALPGETFRGRVEAVLSQVDTNSRTQQARIVLDNPRGVLVPGMFARIALHPSAGGERPLVPTEALIGAGSQARVIVLAADDTFRAVHVEAGRSGGGMTEILTGLKGGERVVVSGQFLIDSEANLSGALERLDATDRDKMPSDVMPGMPEMTMPPSPSASAQRKCPVVYWYDPMAPDKHFDKPGKSPFMDMQLVPKFAPKANADCTIRDVPDAAGQQP